From the Cucurbita pepo subsp. pepo cultivar mu-cu-16 chromosome LG05, ASM280686v2, whole genome shotgun sequence genome, one window contains:
- the LOC111794729 gene encoding uncharacterized protein LOC111794729 isoform X1 produces the protein MDMTEQPFRPREKLIEKQKYFQSIHKHTYLKGPMDKITSVAIPIALAASSLYLIGRGIYNMSHGIGKKE, from the exons CATGACGGAACAACCTTTCAGGCCTCGTGAGAAACTTATTGAAAAGCAAAAATATTTCCAGAGCATCCACAAGCACACATATCTTAAAGGGCCAATGGATAAAATCACCTCCGTTGCCATTCCAATTGCTCTTGCAGCTTCATCACTGTATCTCATC GGACGAGGAATTTATAACATGTCGCATGGCAttggaaagaaagaatga
- the LOC111794377 gene encoding uncharacterized protein LOC111794377: MSEEPFRPREKLIEKQKYFQSIHKHTYLKGPMDKVTSVAIPIALAATSLYLIGRGIYNMSHGIGKKE, translated from the exons ATGTCTGAAGAACCATTTAGGCCACGTGAGAAACTTATTGAAAAGCAAAAATATTTCCAGAGCATCCACAAACACACATATCTTAAGGGGCCAATGGATAAGGTGACCTCTGTTGCCATTCCAATTGCTTTGGCAGCCACATCGTTGTATCTTATA GGACGGGGAATTTATAACATGTCACACGGGATCGGAAAGAAGGAATGA
- the LOC111795341 gene encoding stress-response A/B barrel domain-containing protein At5g22580-like: MEGEFKHLVLVKFKEGAAVGEILKGMENLVTEIEAVKSFEWGQEMEGPEMLTQGFTHAFLMTFENKEAHTAFTAHPKHVEFSATFSAAIEKIVLLDFPAIRAKPPPSA, encoded by the exons ATGGAAGGAGAGTTCAAGCACTTGGTGCTCGTGAAGTTTAAGGAAGGAGCGGCGGTGGGAGAGATTCTCAAAGGCATGGAGAACCTCGTCACCGAAATCGAAGCTGTCAAATCCTTTGAATG GGGGCAGGAGATGGAAGGACCAGAGATGCTTACACAGGGATTCACACATGCCTTCTTGATGACATTCGAGAACAAGGAAGCTCACACTGCGTTTACTGCGCATCCCAAGCATGTTGAGTTCTCTGCAACTTTCTCGGCAGCCATTGAAAAGATTGTGCTTCTTGATTTTCCAGCTATTCGTGCCAAGCCACCTCCATCCGCTTGA
- the LOC111795339 gene encoding probable 2-carboxy-D-arabinitol-1-phosphatase, whose amino-acid sequence MFSLNLTPAAHHSYFPLPQKRFGCFPARFPIGSFTVRSSSSLQEVEKFTESSAEGKDLNSELYASDPLPPIKTSKRVVLVRHGQSTWNAEGRIQGSSNFSVLTKKGDAQAETSRQMLFDDAFDVCFSSPLVRSKRTAEIIWGDREEAILTDSELREIDLYSFQGLLKHEGKERFGAAYRQWQVDAANFNIDGHYPVRELWARARNCWDRILAHESRSVLVVAHNAVNQALVATALGLGAEYFRVLLQSNCGVSVLDFTPQVEGGSPIICLNRLNQTPNSPVASGSSGGRKAARRIVLVCHGVSETNEASSSFLDDKPMNMLGTIQSQKVAELLLDLKVSAVITSPKKACVDTAATISSVQEAADCLGADCVPRYVEMKQTSKLDVDNILDHFKQDVANVTVFEPGWLNKLDDVMITEVWNQSGEAWKSLLNEMADEKEPEKVIVVVGHPAILLGLVGWCLNLTKDWIGSFHLDAGSISVIDFPDGSNSRGVVRCINYTAHLGRWSIPITKPTVDDEEF is encoded by the exons ATGTTCTCTCTTAATCTTACCCCTGCAGCCCATCACTCGTACTTCCCCCTCCCCCAGAAAAGATTCGGCTGCTTTCCGGCGAGGTTTCCGATCGGTTCCTTCACTGTTCGATCGTCATCCAGTCTTCAGGAGGTCGAGAAGTTTACAGAGTCATCGGCTGAAGGGAAGGATCTCAATTCGGAGCTCTACGCTTCGGATCCGTTGCCTCCGATCAAGACTTCAAAGAGAGTGGTTCTGGTTAGGCATGGACAGAGCACATGGAATGCGGAAGGTAGAATTCAAGGAAGCTCCAATTTCTCTGTTCTCACTAAGAAAGGCGACGCTCAGGCAGAGACCTCCCGCCAAATGCTCTTCGATGATGCATTTGATGTCTGCTTCAGCAG CCCCCTAGTGCGATCAAAGAGAACTGCGGAAATCATATGGGGTGATCGCGAGGAGGCGATACTTACGGATTCTGAACTGAGGGAAATAGATTTATATTCATTTCAA GGTCTACTCAAGCACGAAGGGAAGGAAAGATTCGGTGCCGCTTATCGTCAATGGCAGGTAGATGCGGCAAATTTCAACATTGATGGGCACTATCCAGTGAGAGAGTTGTGGGCACGTGCTCGAAATTGTTGGGACAGAATTCTAGCCCACGAGAGCAGGTCTGTCCTGGTGGTTGCTCACAATGCTGTCAACCAGGCTCTTGTTGCTACAGCTCTTG GATTAGGAGCTGAGTACTTCAGGGTGTTACTTCAGAGCAACTGTGGTGTTAGTGTTCTTGACTTCACTCCACAAGTTGAGGGTGGATCTCCAATCATTTGTTTAAACCGTCTAAATCAG ACCCCAAACTCACCTGTTGCTTCGGGTAGTTCTGGAGGCAGAAAAGCAGCAAGAAGGATCGTACTTGTTTGCCATGGAGTTTCCGAGACTAATGAG GCCAGTTCTTCCTTCCTGGATGACAAGCCAATGAACATGCTTGGAACTATACAG TCCCAGAAAGTTGCAGAGCTCCTTCTTGATCTAAAAGTGAGCGCTGTAATTACCAGTCCCAAGAAAGCTTGTGTAGACACGGCTGCAACAATATCCAGT GTACAAGAAGCTGCAGATTGCTTGGGTGCTGATTGTGTGCCCCGCTATGTGGAGATGAAGCAGACGAGTAAACTTGATGTAGACAATATTCTTGATCATTTCAAGCAG GATGTAGCTAACGTGACCGTCTTTGAACCTGGTTGGTTAAACAAATTGGACGATGTGATGATTACGGAAGTGTGGAATCAGAGTGGTGAAGCCTGGAAGTCTCTGTTGAATGAGATGGCTGATGAAAAGGAGCCAGAGAAGGTTATTGTTGTGGTTGGTCATCCTGCTATTCTTCTCGGATTGGTGGGGTGGTGCCTAAATCTGACAAAAGATTGGATTGGATCATTCCATCTGGATGCTGGAAGCATTAGCGTGATTGACTTCCCTGATGGGTCTAACAGTCGAGGGGTTGTCCGATGCATAAATTACACTGCTCATCTGGGGAGATGGTCAATTCCTATTACTAAACCAACCGTGGATGATGAAGAGTTTTAA
- the LOC111794729 gene encoding uncharacterized protein LOC111794729 isoform X2 yields the protein MTEQPFRPREKLIEKQKYFQSIHKHTYLKGPMDKITSVAIPIALAASSLYLIGRGIYNMSHGIGKKE from the exons ATGACGGAACAACCTTTCAGGCCTCGTGAGAAACTTATTGAAAAGCAAAAATATTTCCAGAGCATCCACAAGCACACATATCTTAAAGGGCCAATGGATAAAATCACCTCCGTTGCCATTCCAATTGCTCTTGCAGCTTCATCACTGTATCTCATC GGACGAGGAATTTATAACATGTCGCATGGCAttggaaagaaagaatga
- the LOC111795730 gene encoding arogenate dehydratase/prephenate dehydratase 6, chloroplastic-like, whose product MQAFSPYSPVPAFRTFHHRRSYPRLLPVHFFPVQCVHGPESFSAQNGVGLSRADWQSSCAILASNVVSQQQSGDLSAGGGGAGHVASVNGHKTNVENLNLVRIGKISDAYNITKLQPKPLTITDFSPAPMHGEKLRVAYQGVPGAYSEAAAGKAYPNCDAIPCDQFEVAFQAVELWIADRAVLPVENSLGGSIHRNYDLLLRHRLHIVGEVQLPVHHCLLALPGVRKEYLNRVISHPQALAQCELTLTKLGLNVTREAVDDTAGAAEYIAANNLLDTAAIASARAAELYGLQVIADGIQDDSNNVTRFVMLARDPIIPRTDRPFKTSIVFAHDKGTSALFKVLSAFAFRNISLTKIESRPHRNCPIRLVDDANVGTAKHFEYMFYVDFEASMAETRAQNALAEVQEFTSFLRVLGSYPMDMTPWSPSGRD is encoded by the coding sequence ATGCAGGCTTTCAGTCCTTATTCTCCGGTGCCGGCTTTCCGTACCTTCCACCACCGACGTTCCTATCCTCGCCTTCTGCCGGTCCACTTCTTCCCCGTCCAATGTGTCCATGGACCTGAATCTTTCAGCGCTCAGAATGGCGTTGGTCTCTCCCGAGCTGATTGGCAAAGCTCCTGCGCCATCCTTGCTAGCAACGTCGTTTCTCAGCAACAATCTGGAGATTTATCTGCTGGAGGAGGCGGTGCCGGCCATGTTGCATCGGTCAATGGCCACAAGACGAATGTTGAGAATCTTAATCTGGTTCGGATTGGGAAAATTTCAGATGCTTATAATATAACCAAGCTGCAACCTAAGCCGCTCACGATTACTGATTTCTCTCCGGCTCCGATGCACGGCGAGAAGCTCCGTGTGGCGTACCAAGGCGTTCCGGGAGCCTATTCTGAAGCTGCTGCCGGAAAGGCGTATCCTAATTGCGATGCCATTCCCTGCGATCAATTCGAGGTGGCTTTTCAAGCGGTGGAGCTATGGATCGCCGATCGAGCGGTTTTACCGGTTGAAAACTCTCTCGGCGGTTCGATCCATAGGAATTATGATCTCCTGCTCCGCCATCGGCTTCACATAGTCGGCGAGGTTCAATTACCGGTTCACCACTGCCTTCTGGCCCTTCCAGGAGTCCGAAAAGAGTACTTGAATCGAGTGATTTCGCATCCCCAAGCCCTAGCGCAGTGCGAACTCACTTTGACGAAGTTAGGGCTCAATGTCACTCGTGAGGCTGTCGACGATACCGCCGGCGCGGCGGAGTACATTGCGGCGAACAACCTCCTTGATACAGCGGCGATAGCGAGCGCACGCGCCGCAGAACTGTACGGCCTCCAGGTCATAGCAGACGGGATTCAGGACGATTCGAATAACGTGACCCGATTTGTTATGTTAGCCCGAGATCCGATTATTCCCCGTACAGATCGACCGTTCAAAACCAGCATCGTGTTCGCTCACGATAAAGGAACATCCGCGCTATTCAAGGTACTCTCCGCTTTCGCCTTCCGCAACATCAGCTTGACGAAGATCGAATCCAGGCCGCACAGAAATTGCCCTATTCGCCTGGTCGACGACGCCAACGTCGGAACAGCGAAGCATTTCGAGTACATGTTCTACGTCGATTTCGAAGCCTCCATGGCCGAAACTAGGGCACAAAACGCTCTAGCAGAAGTCCAGGAGTTCACATCCTTCCTCCGAGTCTTGGGAAGCTATCCAATGGACATGACACCTTGGTCCCCTTCCGGCAGAGACTAG
- the LOC111795004 gene encoding protein ROS1-like, translated as MAETSFPNIISRNGKHENELEMESTISTPIAEISFPSRNSDKHENGLEMEPTISTTMAAEISFSSDKHENGLEIEPTISTPLELKRKRPQIETRRKKKKKKMYRPKVIGEGRARKRSTQPVKPKPPRVRPKPKPKPRVKPKPRPKTNKIVTTVRGCQQNSYSVQENDQVHIIDKVHIIDSCRDLVNEKALLNNATVSCKDLVLIGNELKNEKASPTFTVSEKASAEVASLDEKESADDHSNSTVIQTKVGSTGRLYEWLHGIPQKCRRKRSSRRRPAKITKRTPYGLRSGNKKGEGSRNNLQPFIYCKRKRSPMVRRCNVASAIEVCKQLRRNTHKHASNTKKAIKNNGRGDDDDETTKQKLEIEGTPTKVSDQTTEMYYSDDGCQSHSALSSNDREASVETAIAEDWSGQTTLPAVTFKFAAIFREGTFWKIGNAIRIETLSHNGKQTMRWLDIRQFLTNLKLINEKNPSGTGISLPRIITGFHDVGSGRSLIRQQDFTHPGSVNETRPALNVILWNRSEGTRNNHEHIRLTLETRGDRRFSPWKGSVVDSVVGVFLTQNVSDHLSSSAYMSLAATFPLCATRNHTEYYQGQDVFCTQQSTQRNKGYFLCENEWNNDSMLESNKKTGDREEVEQLISANDAISSQDFMGSSLKKSLDDTLHSSTCFEDDCGIGLFRNLDGTDNMDGTDNTVLHPNKSTSVQEPYSSSPTSTSSHKSNQENEILESKEVEVDLQVTPNEKSRSSIGSSERFQNQEIQHTGDVNDLEDRDSNDFSDEKRTDISKGTAKNSKMKPEMDWNSLKEKWDSMRRAYSVHEPRSRDHMDSVDWEAVGSADPIKIAAAIKERGQHNTIARRIKEFINRTATMHGHIDLEWLRYAPPNDVKAYLLEIHGLGLKSVECVRLLSLQQVAFPVDVNVGRIAVRIGWVPLEPLPEEVQIHLLETFPMMDSIQKYLWPRLSTLDQRTLYELHYQLITFGKVFCTKRKPNCNACPLRAECRHYASKYASARLALPGLPEKRMVSTMIPEKRYEGTAQVMNPAPVLHIEGNPSSESRYETINCEPIIEVPRSPEHAYDESQSTDIEDLYEYDSDDVPVIRLDSGRVTTSQNCMDNNITGALIPLNNRVASIPMRKLKHVDRLRTEHQAYELPDTHPLLYELEPRELNDACPYLLCIWSPGETIDSSEPPNTKCTYQETGELCSEGSCSSCNILRKQNSGTVHGTILIPCRTAMRGKFPLNGTYFQVNEVFADDESSKNPISVFREWIWDLPRRIVYFGTSTATIFRGLGIDDIQYCFQKGFICVRGFDRRTRTPKRLTERLHRQTNAAAKARANKNTDHKP; from the exons ATGGCTGAAACATCCTTTCCAAATATCATTTCCAGAAATGGGAAACACGAAAATGAATTGGAAATGGAATCAACCATTTCAACTCCAATAGCTGAAATATCATTTCCATCTAGAAATTCTGATAAACACGAAAATGGATTGGAAATGGAACCAACCATTTCAACTACAATGGCGGCtgaaatatcattttcatctgATAAACACGAAAATGGATTGGAAATAGAACCAACCATTTCAACTCCATTGGAGTTGAAGAGAAAGAGACCACAGATTGAAACAcgcagaaaaaagaaaaagaagaaaatgtacCGGCCAAAAGTGATCGGAGAAGGCAGAGCAAGGAAGAGATCAACCCAACCAGTAAAGCCAAAGCCGCCGAGAGTAAGGCCAAAGCCAAAGCCAAAGCCGAGAGTAAAGCCAAAGCCGAGAccaaaaaccaacaaaattgtTACTACTGTTAGAGGATGTCAGCAGAACAGTTATTCTGTACAAGAAAATGATCAAGTTCATATTATAGATAAAGTTCATATTATAGATAGTTGCAGAGATCTGGTAAATGAGAAAGCTTTACTCAATAATGCTACGGTTAGTTGCAAAGATCTAGTCTTAATTGGAAAtgaactgaagaatgagaaagcTTCACCCACTTTTACTGTGAGTGAGAAAGCTTCAGCAGAAGTTGCTAGCCTTGATGAAAAGGAATCCGCGGACGATCATTCAAATAGTACAGTTATCCAAACCAAAGTCGGGTCGACCGGGAGGCTTTATGAATGGCTCCATGGAATACCACAGAAATGCAGGAGAAAAAGGAGTTCAAGGAGAAGGCCAGCAAAAATCACTAAGAGAACACCGTATGGATTGAGGTCTGGAAATAAAAAAGGCGAGGGATCAAGAAACAATCTACAGCCATTCATCTACTGCAAGAGAAAAAGGAGTCCAATGGTTAGAAGGTGCAACGTAGCTTCAGCAATTGAAGTCTGTAAACAATTGCGGAGAAACACACATAAACATGCCTCCAACAcaaaaaaagcaataaaaaacAATGGCAGAGGT gatgatgatgatgagaccACAAAACAGAAActggagattgaaggaacaCCAACAAAAGTATCAGATCAAACAACTGAAATGTATTATTCAGATGATGGCTGTCAATCTCATTCTGCATTAAGTTCTAACGATAGAGAAGCATCTGTGGAAACAGCCATAGCAGAGG ATTGGTCGGGTCAGACAACGCTCCCTGCAGTAACTTTCAAGTTTGCAGCTATCTTTAGGGAGGGGACTTTCTGGAAGATTGGCAATGCAATTCGTATTGAAACATTAA GTCACAACGGTAAGCAAACAATGAGATGGCTTGATATCAGACAGTTTTTGACTAATTTGAAGcttataaatgaaaagaaccCATCAGGGACAGGCATTTCACTTCCTAGAATTATTACAG GTTTTCATGATGTGGGCAGCGGAAGAAGCTTGATCAGGCAACAGGACTTCACCCATCCAGGAAGTGTAAATGAAACGAGACCTGCCCTCAATGTAATATTATGGAATAGAAGTGAAGGAACAAGAAATAATCATGAGCATATCAGGCTTACACTTGAAACAAGag GCGATAGGCGTTTTTCACCATGGAAAGGTTCGGTGGTGGATTCTGTGGTTGGCGTTTTTCTTACTCAAAATGTCTCTGACCATCTTTCAAG TTCTGCTTATATGTCACTTGCTGCAACATTCCCCCTCTGTGCAACAAGAAACCATACAGAATATTATCAGGGCCAGGACGTTTTCTGCACTCAACAATCAactcaaagaaacaaaggataTTTTCTGTGTGAAAACGAATGGAACAATGACAGTATGTTGGAGAGTAACAAGAAAACAGGAGATCGTGAAGAAGTTGAACAATTAATATCTGCGAATGATGCAATTTCGTCTCAAGATTTTATGGGATCATCGCTAAAAAAAAGCCTTGATGATACCCTTCACTCATCTACATGTTTCGAAGATGATTGTGGAATAGGTTTGTTTAGGAATTTGGATGGCACAGATAACATGGATGGCACAGATAACACAGTGCTCCATCCTAATAAATCAACCTCTGTCCAAGAGCCCTATAGCAGCAGTCCAACTAGCACATCATCGCATAAAAGCaatcaagaaaatgaaattttagaatcCAAAGAGGTGGAAGTTGATTTACAAGTCACGCCAAATGAGAAATCTCGGAGTTCTATTGGCAGCTCTGAAAGGTTTCAAAATCAAGAGATTCAACACACTGGTGATGTCAATGATTTGGAAGACAGAGATTCTAATGATTTTAGTGATGAAAAAAGGACAGATATTTCTAAGGGGACAGCCAAAAATAGTAAAATGAAGCCAGAAATGGATTGGAATAGTCTAAAGGAAAAATGGGACAGTATGAGGAGAGCCTATTCTGTTCATGAGCCAAGAAGTAGGGATCACATGGATTCTGTGGACTGGGAAGCAGTTGGGTCAGCAGACCCTATTAAGATTGCAGCTGCCATCAAGGAACGTGGCCAACATAACACCATAGCAAGAAGAATTAAG GAGTTTATTAATCGAACAGCTACAATGCATGGCCACATTGACCTCGAATGGCTTAGATATGCTCCTCCAAATGATGTTAA GGCATATCTATTGGAGATACATGGGCTAGGATTGAAAAGTGTAGAATGCGTAAGGCTTTTATCACTTCAGCAAGTTGCCTTTCCA GTGGACGTAAATGTTGGTCGAATCGCAGTTCGAATAGGATGGGTTCCTCTTGAACCGCTGCCTGAGGAGGTTCAGATTCATCTTCTAGAGAC GTTCCCTATGATGGATTCTATTCAAAAATATCTATGGCCAAGGCTCAGTACACTTGACCAACGAACTCT GTATGAACTGCACTATCAACTGATAACATTTGGAAAG GTCTTTTGCACGAAGAGAAAACCAAACTGCAATGCTTGTCCGCTGAGGGCCGAATGTCGGCACTACGCTAGCAAATATGCAAG TGCAAGGCTCGCATTACCTGGATTGCCAGAGAAAAGAATGGTAAGTACAATGATCCCGGAAAAAAGGTATGAAGGCACTGCTCAAGTGATGAATCCAGCACCAGTACTCCATATCGAAGGCAATCCATCTTCAGAATCGAGATATGAAACCATCAATTGTGAACCTATCATCGAAGTGCCTCGATCACCTGAACATGCATATGATGAATCACAATCAACAGACATTGAAGATTTATATGAGTATGATTCTGATGATGTTCCAGTAATCAGACTCGACTCCGGACGAGTTACAACTTCACAGAACTGCATGGACAATAACATCACTGGAGCTTTGATTCCTTTGAACAACAGAGTTGCTTCCATCCCAATGCGCAAACTGAAGCATGTAGATCGTCTGAGGACAGAACATCAAGC CTATGAACTTCCAGATACACATCCTCTCCTATATGAG CTAGAACCACGAGAGCTAAATGATGCTTGCCCGTACCTTTTGTGCATATGGTCACCAG GTGAAACTATAGATTCATCTGAGCCACCCAATACAAAATGCACGTACCAGGAAACGGGAGAGCTTTGCAGTGAAGGATCATGTTCATCCTGCAACATTCTCAGGAAACAAAACAGTGGAACAGTTCACGGAACGATTTTG ATACCCTGTAGAACAGCCATGAGAGGCAAATTCCCATTAAACGGGACATATTTTCAAGTCAACGAG GTTTTTGCCGATGACGAATCAAGTAAAAACCCCATTAGCGTTTTTAGGGAATGGATATGGGATCTCCCGCGAAGAATTGTGTATTTCGGAACCTCAACGGCAACAATTTTCCGAG GCTTGGGAATTGATGATATCCAGTACTGCTTCCAAAAAG GGTTCATTTGTGTGAGAGGATTCGATCGAAGAACACGAACTCCAAAACGACTAACGGAGCGGTTGCACAGACAAACCAACGCAGCAGCAAAAGCTAGGGCAAACAAAAACACTGATCACAAACCTTGA